The Plutella xylostella chromosome Z, ilPluXylo3.1, whole genome shotgun sequence region tgtaccaatgtgttctttgaatttaattaaaatgtataccatcacacttacagtgaaggaaacctgcatacctatctagatttagcacatctagagagccaggtgcaggtacttacaccccaacagagaatagaatagagtaggtaataggaacataaaattcctaaagttgattccaggcaaattatgttatgtaaataaaacaatgatcttttaaacagtatattttatttcattacattactcgccaaatgcatacccatatagtagaacctttacataatagcatttcgaaatggcatagcagatccctgttgcggaatggcaatttaaaacttcagaagttggataagtataacattattccatgatgaaagtagtagcctgatctagtcgataatattaataaaatcattatatttattatgtacgttgcacgtcccgtatttatttaaacgtaaacatataacttgatatacctaacataataatattattatcaaattattattgttgttcaagtgttgacatggtgttgacgtttagttgttgacatgacacatttttttatcatttcaatttttctgcTCTAATTTGTCAATTTCTATCATTATACTGAGATCCAACCTAGATATTTATGAcgtaaatcacagagtacttggcataaacattacttcacttgacgttccattcttcctgtatgaatgtttacgttccattgcgactacattttaaagattctttttttccgtttttctCTTTTCTCCCAGCTTCTAAAAATCTAGTAATTAATTGAGTTGTGTACCTGTACAGTGTCTCTCTAATCATGGTACTTTCATTACGGAACCCGTCATTTCCGTAGTGGTACAAAACGTCCTTAGAACCCTGCCTTTGTCCTTTGAAAAATGCCAAAACTAAAGCTATAATCGTTATCATTACgtgaaaaactgaatttcataTCCGTTTATGAAAGTGGCAAGACACGCGAAGAAGTTTGTgctgaattttaattaatgaataaaaattacctatgtattcaattaattttatttaattatcgCACCTGTATTACTGAAATAACCTGTATTCTCACCTCTATTAATGGAACCCTCTATAAATGAGAcggatatttatttacttatacctGTATATCTGAGACACTGGGTAAGTGGAATACCTCTATAAGTGAAACGATATTGCAGGACCCTTGAAGTCTCACTTAACCAGGTTTCACTGTATAACGAAATTAAAAAGGAAAACTATCTCCTATACAAATTTACGAGTAATAGTCAATATAAAGTTGCAAAATTGACCATGACGTAATATCGATGTATTGCAAAATATCATTTCAACTCCAAAGTTAAGTTCATAATGGTTTTTTGAGAGAGCTTATCTTTGTACGGAACCTTCAGTGCGCGAGTCTAACTCAAACTgggccggtttttttaataGGTAAGAAAAGACCATTTCGAAAGAATAAATCCGAAAGTCCTTTTTCCAAGATATaatttttcattcattctATTTTGTGTCAACGTCAAAATGCACATGCAATGTCATAACATGATACTGGCAGAAATTGTTGGCACACCCgcgtttgattgacagatgcTCATAACCTGTAGAGCGTTTCATCAAATAACATGACTTAAACAGACGAAATCCAACCTTAGtccaatgtaataagggttttgACATATTAATTATCCGGTGAAAccaaatatacaaatatatacTCTAAGGGTGAAACGGTCTTATAGCATGTAGTAGATCTATGCTACATAGGGAATAAAGTTCATCTTCCATTGAAAACATTTGAAAACCTTCAAatgccagataaaagttattaatttgatAGCTGTCAAAGGATTCttcctatattttacaaagttgtAGTCTGTGTGTACTCTAAGTTGTGTCATTGACACATTGGTGTTTGGCTGTTTGGCTGTTTGGCGTTTGTAGTAGTAGTGGTCTGTGGTCTGTGTGTGTTGGTATAGTTGCGCGAGCGCAGATTTATTTTGTGTCCGCTCTTacgattatttttttcacaaataatatgaatatacTTAAATCTATACCaatgtatgtttttaattgttaatgtggataaaattaaaacgttCTATAGTGTGCAGGATCTCGTTTTACTAATTAGGTCAAACTAAACTCACGAACTCTTGGAAGGAGTGATTGTTTAGTGTTCGCTGAGAGTGACTCACGCGTTTTTGTATTTGTTATGGCGACTATACGTTGGAGTTTTAGCTTTGTTTAGTGGCCTATATTTAGAGAATATGGCTACACCGCCTATGCCAAAGCCTCGGACTGGGCTGGTATCGACAAACAGTGAGCCCTTAAAGAAACCTGTGCCTCTACCGAGGACGAAACTACCAACAACTAGTGAGAGAGTCACTTCATCCGCTTCGGAAATCTTGCAATCTATTGGAAATGTTTCTAAACAATTATCTGAGGATGTGGCTAACAAAGTACAAAACTCAGCTAAAAGTGTGAAtgaaaaattggaaaaatCATTCATGGATGGGTCTAAGTTTGCCAAAGGAACACTAGAAAAGACCATTACAACTTCTAGAGCTATGAGGGATTCTGTCACAAAATCTGTCATAGAGGGCACTAAAACGGCTGGGCTCAGACTTCGGCGTTCTAAAAAGTCAATAGAAGGTTTGCCTTGTGAGTCACAGAGGTGCATGTCCATGCCTGATGTGGACATGAAATTGTTTGATAATATTCAGTTTCACTCACCTTTGTTGGAACATAAGTGGATAAGGAGTGAGGGCCAATCTGATCTGGCACAAAGTGATCAGGTCATTCCATCAATGAATTTAAACTGTAAAAACTTTGATGACCTGTCCCTTTTTTCAAATAACTCTGATTCAAATACAGATACAGTCAGTACTTTTTCACATGACAGTAGGGACTATGAGTACAATAGAAGTGGGATGTCAGAAGGTGAACAACTAACTTATGATACACCCAAGGCTTCTCGAGCAAACAGTGTAGTTGGTGAGTCACATTGCCCTGAAATACCTGAGAGAAGAAAAAAGAGGGAAAGTGTAGACTTCATGAGGCAGAACTCACTTTATGAGAATTGGAATTTGCCAGGGGAGCCTCTGCTGGCGAGTCCTGAAGTTACATCTCGACCAAGTAAAAGCACAATATTTGAGTTTGACCCCTTAAATACTGCCACATCAAAGTATGAAGGTGTGAGCAATGAGCTGCTACTGCTTGAGTCATACCTGACTGGTGACACATATGGAACTATAACTGCTACTGATGGCTCAGAGGATAACTTTGAGGACTTTTCTGACAAGGATTACTTCAACCCCCCTACCCCTCCTGAAAGAACCGATAGCCTCTTTGACACAGAATCTGAAAACAAAGCAGACACTGCTGTAGCAGCTGGTAGTAAAGATAATAATTCAAACTGGTTCACGGATGAGGATGGACAATCAAAGCCTGATGAAGTAAAGATTGCCAATACTACGGGAGGATACATGCAGAGGTTTTCTAACATGCTAAAGCTTGATAACATGTTAAATAAATCCTCTAAACAGAATGCCCCAAAGGTTGAAGTTGTAGAGCGTCCCGGTATCAGTGTTTATGTACATTATTATAGTGGGATGCTATCTCGGCTGGTGTCTGGTCCCAGCGGAGTTGAGGAGTTGTTCAAGAACTCCCTGACGCGGCATTGTGTGCTCTCGGACCAGAAGCTCATGTGTTATTCAGATGCAACAAATACAGTATTAAAAGAAACTTATGCTCTTGAAAGTGTATTGTCCATTCAAATTTCATTGCCTCTATCATCCAGGTgagttttaataaacatatttttaagtattttggACAATAACACTCTATAACTAATTAATGAGTGGATATGAATGTCTGTTCAAATCAgtcaacataataattataataattagtaaatgaATGCCGTTATTGTGTATGAAAAAAGTTACTTGCACATCTCTCTAAAAAGTATGTGTGATGCTTGTAACAAAAAATGCAAGATATCAGTTATCAGGTTGGTGAAAAGTTACCCAAGCTTGGAAAAAAGTCCAGATCTTCACTAAACATTCACCAACCCCTCTCTattctaattatattttattctattatctgtgggggtgtaggtACCTGCATCTGGCTCTCTCGGATGGAACCTTTgtggtctaaactgccttcctaagcttgggcCATTTTCCCAGCATGCTGGTCCACTgggggttggtgggttcatatctagatgtgctaaatcgcTTACAacgttttccttcaccgtaagcgCGATGGtataaattgtacttaaattcaaagaacttaTTGGTACATGTCTCAAAACCCTTCTCTCATTTTAATCAACAttgaaaaaaggaggaggttctcaattcatattatgtacttatgtattttttcttccCAACAGCTCAACTCACAACTATTGTTTTGAGTTGTCGCTTACCCCGGCCTCGCCTCGTGGCTCTCCCCGCAAGATTGTGTTCAGCTCAAGCAGCCAATCAGATCGTCAGAACTGGGCACAGAAGATAGCTGAACATCTCACTAGTGGCTTCCAGCCCAAGTACACTGCCGAGTTCACACGATGTGGATGGTGCTATTTGAAggtaagaatagaatagaatagaatagaatattgctttattgaacaccacataaatcagacatacaaaaaaaaacatacttatagactagaactaatgtacaataggcggtAAGCTACTTGATGAGTATCTATATATCTaaaggtatgtaggtattatacacatactaataattatacttctatataaaacatattataatcataagaGATTTGTAATGGCAATTTTAGGGgatcatttatttttgttattagtATTACACttcatttaagtattattgatATATATGTACGTACATATCTTGTGTAATTAACTTCTcacagtaaataattataagtagaGAGAGAATCTATTGACGTTTTGAAACATTAGTTTTAATAACCATGGTGTACAATACTTCGTATTGTATTTTTctaagtttaaattaattagtcGGTCCTTGAATGACTTTCTTGGTGTGAACTTTGAGgggtaaaagtaaataattagtaAAGTAACTACATGATAGCAATTATCTTCTAATGATATGAGTATCCCTTTGTATGCGTCATACTTTCCTACATCCACTAAACTCATTACTGACCGGCCAATCAGTAATTCTGTAGTGAAGTAACTTCCGTTCTTTCTGAAAAACAACTTAATTAtttggttaaaaatatttaaatatttactacaatagaatacctatttacctacctacttccgTATTACTACTAACTCCTGGCGACTCTGACGAGACGATTCCGAGAGATCTGACTCATATGTAATGAACGTCGGGCGGCTAAGGCTGACTACATAGGTACTCTGTACCGGTTTAACAAGTAGGCTGTTtcattcaataattttattaaagtataCAATTTTCCTCTAGCTGGCACGATCGCAATATTTGGCTCCATACTGGCCAAATGATTAAAACTCCTGTATTGTATGTTACTGCAGAGTGTACTATCGGAAAATCTGGCGAAATCTGCCTACCTACTACATAGAACCGCAGACCTGCACGAGAGTTCAGTATAAAAACACACGTAACCGTATGTATACAGGCGCGCATGACGACTGGTTTTAAAATCAGACTAACATAGATATCTATCCCTGATGGTACCAACATCATTACGATTTAAAACATTCAATTCATGTAGTTCGTGTTATCCAGCTCTAAGCCAGGCTTCAATACATATTAACAAGGTAGTAAGACTAGTAAGCTTTGATTGAAACCGCTTGCAACTCGATACTATAAGATAAGTACATGGTTAGAGaaacggttctaccttttttggcataagatttatttgcctaatctcgtattgcatagtaacgtttggtcaaagtctcgttacgccgaaaatcgtatggcataaatctcgtttagtaaaaagttatttcgcataacattgtttagcctaataatggtatggccaaatcttgaatagcctaataatgctatggcataggtttatacaaagtaataatattcgtttggctttaactttgacggagcgtctccctacatagcgcaaactgttgccttgtattgtttccgctgtttggaaaacgctccgctccgcttcgctgcgctccgctttggttttgatgaacatgtgcacctaacacgctcctcctcgctttgctcgtcgtcgcacctatttttaggtttcgatctcatggggcttgtaataattatattggtcgttaactttcgattttttgatcatacaatatcgtgattttcgggatgtaggagaaaaataccacaatttgtacatttactacataggtacttaatatattatttattaagataacattacgagaaacaagattatacataggtatagacgacataaatttgagcaaacgaaacttaggtgtttaaagattgtgcctaaagagttttagacgaaacgagccttatgccacataagtcttggcaaagtgatggttcggccaaaaaagtttagaccatacgagttatgcgaaatgagttttggttaataaagattatgcgagatgagcggaaccctagAGAAAAATAAAGGATCATCTTGCTGTTCAAATACAACTCTTGCGACGCTCATTTATCTCTACCTAAATTACACCCGGAAAGTACAGATTTCTCGTTAGaaaagtacttaggtacttacacccgtATTTATAAACAAGTGCTTAAGTGATTACTtgagtaaaagtaagtacTCAAGTATCAATTTTCATTCTACTGTTTAGTAATTGCTTGAAGTTAGACCTAATAAAACTTTGTTCTGAAGAATTCTAGTGtcaagtacaaaaaaacttattataaatacagGTGTTAAACTATGTCCCTTGAGTATAACTGTAAAAAGTTATCATTAGGGAatcaattaggtacctataggtttttgttgtattggtactgtacctacttagttaacatacataatacatatatgctcacgactgtaatcccagAAGGGGTAGTTAGAGGTGATGCGAGTCACCCTCTTTTTGCtttacatttatactcacgtgattgGTCGCgtgccgtatcgccgtttttgaatgtaTACAATGCACTGAACCTGTCGGGTAAATGGTCATGGGCAatccgactgtcagatgttttcaagctgcccgtaGCCTTCGCCTAAATGTtacatgatttttttaaatgcgaCAGAAGTGTTTGCATTTCAAAAACCAAACTAATAACATTCGAACTTGATTCCAACTGTAATCCAAACGTTGTGAATTCGACCTTACCCAGTCGATAGACGTGTCAAGTCTCAACTATTTGAGTTACTATTTAACGCAGTATGAAGTGACTGTGCCACGGACGGCCACGGCATACGACCT contains the following coding sequences:
- the LOC105381159 gene encoding arf-GAP with Rho-GAP domain, ANK repeat and PH domain-containing protein 2 yields the protein MATPPMPKPRTGLVSTNSEPLKKPVPLPRTKLPTTSERVTSSASEILQSIGNVSKQLSEDVANKVQNSAKSVNEKLEKSFMDGSKFAKGTLEKTITTSRAMRDSVTKSVIEGTKTAGLRLRRSKKSIEGLPCESQRCMSMPDVDMKLFDNIQFHSPLLEHKWIRSEGQSDLAQSDQVIPSMNLNCKNFDDLSLFSNNSDSNTDTVSTFSHDSRDYEYNRSGMSEGEQLTYDTPKASRANSVVGESHCPEIPERRKKRESVDFMRQNSLYENWNLPGEPLLASPEVTSRPSKSTIFEFDPLNTATSKYEGVSNELLLLESYLTGDTYGTITATDGSEDNFEDFSDKDYFNPPTPPERTDSLFDTESENKADTAVAAGSKDNNSNWFTDEDGQSKPDEVKIANTTGGYMQRFSNMLKLDNMLNKSSKQNAPKVEVVERPGISVYVHYYSGMLSRLVSGPSGVEELFKNSLTRHCVLSDQKLMCYSDATNTVLKETYALESVLSIQISLPLSSSSTHNYCFELSLTPASPRGSPRKIVFSSSSQSDRQNWAQKIAEHLTSGFQPKYTAEFTRCGWCYLKEGVSGEWQGAWVMLIRRVLVYHTKDGALRTVDLRKTRCVVSQNADEETKKCCPNDGGGNLLLDCSHATLYLRFPYERELKGWRYMVKLAAHNNGAYLHHQQLTQDDVPALVDKCISFIYAHGSMTEGIYRRAGSSSVLSTLLANFRRDAWSVQLSARGHSEHDVAGVLKRFFRDLPEPLLPQEKHQALVSALVIEDEKARQAEFRRLMLDLPVVARRTARKLFAHLHFIHTMAAYNKMAADNLAAVWAPTIMPAAVTSDQIQTAWSSKEVFVVRDLIAHYEAIWEPTEAEKRREAAVRRVLLRVTSQPAPSAPKAAGDLKAWVYVHDRSTCFQVSLTPSKTSADICVELCEKANAESHLLMLEEVVCNEAMRRTVHIDEIVLDVVLRWGYWDEEDRKDNYIVVRENKVLYDMEALRHKTSLVCGELKFASEANKAFKMYMFELKNGKLCYFKDKQGSHLIEEWNLKDILWYTGHETKRNPQTRWAITFIPRNNKQKRSKDRPWFGCTIGGAVTEDQLKWMTAMMFAEHPNVLPTPRLVIT